The Spiroplasma apis B31 genomic sequence TTTCTTATCATTTCTTTAGTTTTAAATAATAAAGTGAACATTTCTAATGAAATCGATAATATAATGAAGTTTTTAGGTGACGAAGGCAAAGAATATTTCACACGTGTAAAAAACAATCTTAAAAACCCAATAGATTTAGCGTATTTTGTTTTTGGATTGGAAGGGCTTCCAACAATGATCAAAGTTCATTCATCATTACTAGTATTTATTGCTGTTATGTGGTCTTTTTTACTACCAATGCTAGGTATTATTTTAGGATTTTTACTATCAATTTCAGTATTTCTAACAATAATAGAAAAAATAAAAAGACAATACAAATATGATGCAATCAAAACTGTTGGTAAATATGGTATGTATGTATCTTTTGGAATCTTTATATTTATAGCTATTGTTGGTTTGATAACCATTTCTTTGTTGGAAGGACAATTAAACCAATTAGAAAATGTTAATAAGATTTGAAACAGTCTAGATAAAAATTATTTTTCATCTAACTTAAAGAATAGTTTTACTTACTTAACAATAATAAGATATCATTTCCAAAATGGACTAAGTAGTTTGCTAGGTAATGGTATTAACGAAATTAATAATACTTATAATGGTAATGTTTCTTTAAATCTTTTACAAGCATCTCTTGTATTTATCGTAATCTTATTACCAATATCTCTATCTTCTTTGATAATATTTTCAACTATGTGAGCAGCAACATTTATTTCAACAAGAAATAATGGTATGTCAAAATTCACAGGATGACTTGGAAATGTTAGAATAGATTCTAAAAGAGAATTTAAAAGTATGATATTAAAAAATGCTTGATTTTGATTTTTGATTATAACTTACATATTAACAATGATTTTACCAGGGTTAGTACACCCATATAAAAGTCCAACACAAATAACTATTGCAGTTTTAAGTATTGTAATTATGCCTTTCGCATTAACTCCTATTTTAGTAGGGTGGATTATGGCAATAAATATAAAACGTTTTAATTATAATAAATTGATGTTTAACCAATTGATAATATTATGAACTGTAACAACAATTATACAATTAACTATTTGAACTTTATTTAGAGAAGAGATTGCAGCGCCGACATGGTTAATGACATCTTGACCATTAGTATTAATATCATTCTCAACCGCATCTGTTTTTGGGTTCATTAAATGAAAATCTTAAAAAGATTTTTTTTATTTAATAACGGAATGTTAAGAAATTTACCTTAAAATTAATGTGTTAGGAGAGTAAAAATGATTTTAAAAAATGCACAAATTGTTCTAGAAAATGGAATTATCGAAAACGGTTGAATAGAAATCGAAAATAAGAAAATCAAGTCTATTAACAAGGGAGAATGTTTAAAAGATGGAATTGATTTAGACAACAATTTTATACTTCCTGGTTTTATAGATTGTCACGTACACGGTGGTTATGGTGTTGACTTTGAATCTGGAGATATAGAATCATATCATAAATTTGCAAATATTGTAAAACGCGAAGGAATAACAAGCTTTATTCAAGCAAGTGTTACAAATTCAAAAGACAACAATTTGAAGTATTTGAAAGCTTTTAGTGAGTTTATGAAAAATCAAAGATCAAAAAACTCTAAAAACTTAGGTTGCCATTTAGAAGGTCCTTTTATTTCGCCTTCAAAAAAAGGTGCTCATGAATTAGCATTATTAGAAACTCCAAATATCAATACTCTAAATGAGTTTATAGAAGCATCAGATAATAATATTAAAATTGTTACCTATGCTCCTGACTTACAAGATGGTAGTTTTACAAAGTATTTATTAGAAAACAATATTTTACCCTCTGCAGGACATACAAATTTGATGTTGAAGGATTTTATAAAAGATTATAATCTTGGTGTCAAACATGTCACTCATTTATTTAATGGTATGAGTGGTGTTTCACAACATGAACCAGGTTTAGCAACTGCAGGATTATATTTTGATGACATTTTGTGTGAAGTCATATCAGATGGAATTCATATAAAACCAGAAACTCTACGACTTATATATAAAGTTAAAGGACCCGATCAAATTTGTATTATAACTGATGCGATGAGTGCAAAAGGCTTAAGTGATGGTAATTACAAATTAGGAAACTTAGATGTCATTAAGGAAGGCATGAAAGTTTATCTAAAAGAGGGGGGTGCGCTTGCTGGAGCAGGGGCAACATATGATCATAATGTACGTGTAATGATGAAAGAAATACCTGGATTAACATTAAATAACTTGATAAAAATGACTTCTATCAATATTGCCAAACAACTTAATATCTACGGGCAAGTAGGTAGCATTGAAGTAGGTAAGTTGGCAGATTTGGTTGTTTTAGACAATAATTATGATGTCATTAAAACTATTATCGAAGGTGAATTAGCTTATGAAAAATAAAATAAATCCAAAAACGTTTGTATTCATTAAATTTTTATTGACTTTATCTTTAATTTTGATGTATTCAATTGGTTTGATTAGTCTAGTATATGCAATAAAAACTAAAAACAATGATGTGCTAGCCTTTAGTGAAATTTATTACAAAATTCAATTTACACTTTATTTTCTAGCAATTCTAGCTGGCATCATTTACTTCATTTTAAGATTTTATATACATAAATTAACTAAACAAAAGTTTACAAAGAATGAAAAAATATACATATCAATGTCTTGTTGCTTCATGATTGTTGTTTTTTTACTTGGTTTAGCTGTTATTTTATTCAAAAATCTAGACCCACGAACAAGATTAATATCAACAATTGTAGTAATTATAGTACTATTTATATTTGGTGTTTCTATTTCGATCCTAGAAACATTATCAAGACTAACTGAACAACATCACATTAATAAAACTTGATATGAAGAAATTAAACTGAAAGAAACAGTTGTTAATCCTATGAACAAAACAAAAAATATAGAAGAAAAAGTTTTGGATAAAAAAAAGGTTGACAATCCGTTTATGGAGAATGATAATTAATGATAAAAATTGGAACTATTGGGACAGGAAAAATTGTCGAAGAGTTTATCAAGGCTGCTTTAAAAAATCCAAATCTTGAAATTGCTTGCTGTTACTCAAGAAAAAAAGACAAAGCACAAAGTATCATTAGAAAATACAAATTATATGCAAGGGCAGTCGATTCATTTAATGTAATGATTGATGAGGTTGATGCTGTTTATATTGCAACACCTAATGGTTTACATTTTGAACAGGCTAAATATTTCATACAATTACAAAAACATGTCTTATTAGAAAAACCCTTAACATTAGAATATAATCAAGCACTCGAGTTATCAAAATTAGCAATAATGAACAATGTCATTTTAATGGAGGCATATAAAACAATTCATTTACCTCAATTCGCAATCTTATTCGAATACTCAAATAATATAAATCCTTTTTTAGCAACATTTAATTTAAAACAATACTCATCAAGAATGGAAAATGTAAAAAAAGGAATATACGATTCTGTATTTGATGAGAAATTAGGTAAAGGTTCAACTTATGATATGCTTATTTATCCTGTTGAATTAGCAATATCGCTTTTTGGTCCTGTAAAAGAAGTGAAAGCAATGGGTTTGAAATTACCTAATGGTAGTGGCTTAAACGATTGTGTATTACTAAGACACGAAAATGAAGTAATTGTAAATATAGTTTGTAGTAAAGCTAGTGCAGGAACAATAAAAAATGAAATATCTTCTGATATGGCTACGATTATATTTGATGATTGTATAAGTTTAAAAAATATTTCTGTTCTTTCTCATCAAAATATGAACAAAAATACTGTTTATGAAGAAAATGCTCCGCTAGAAGTAAACTTATTTGATTACGAATTAGCAGTTTTTTCAAAAATGATATTAAATAACGATTACAAATTAAGAGACTATTTATTGAATATTTCTTGTGAGGCAATTAAAGTGCTTAATGTCATCGAAAGAAACCAAGACGAAAGAGGTGTTATATAACATGAAAATAAATAATTACATAGATCATACTTTACTAAAACAAACAGCCACTAACAAAGAAATCAAGGAGTTATGTTTAGAGGCTATCAAATATGATTTTGCTACTGTATGTGTCAATCCTACTCAAATCGAACTTGCAAAACAAACCTTAAAAGGAAGTAATGTTGGCATTACAACAGTTATAGGCTTTCCTTTAGGTGCGACCTTAACATCTGTTAAGGCTTTTGAAACAAAAGAAGCATTAAATAGAGGGGCTAATGAAATAGATATGGTAGTTAATATTGGTGCTGTAAAAGATGGAAATTGAGATCTTGTATTAGAGGATATCAAAGAAGTTAAAAAACAAGCTCCAAATAATATTGTTAAAGTAATTTTGGAAACTTGTTTATTAACTTATGAGGAAATTATAAAAGTTTGTGAGTTAGCATTGGAATCAGGTGTTGAATATGTCAAAACATCAACTGGGTTTTCAACACAAGGGGCAACATTTGAAGTTGTTAAACTAATGCTTTCAGTTGTAAAAGGAAGAGCAAAAGTAAAAGCAGCTGGTGGTGTGAAGACTTATGAAGATGCTAAAAAAATGATAGATTTAGGGGTATCTAGAATAGGGACAAGTTCTGGGGTAAAAATAATAGAAGGAATTTCTATAGAAAATAACAGCTATTAATCTTTGTGTTAAAATAACCAAACAAGAATAATGATAAAAGCAAGATTCATCTCTAAAATTTTATATCTTATATCAATTTATGTGTTTATCGAGTTTTCCATATTAAATTAATTTAGGATATTATTTTGCAAAATACAAAGTAATATATATTACAATTAATTCAATAATGAAAGTTGGTTTTATATGATCGTAAATAAATTTAACTATATCGCTACTAATGATGCGGATATCAAATTATTTAATGATTTATTACAGAAAACATTAAACTCGAGTTATTTTAATAATAAATTAATTCATTTAGATCAAAATGTTATCAAAGTTCTCACTAAATATAAATCTGGGAAGCAATCATTGACTATATACTCTCTTTTATTTATCAGATATGATTTTATATGTAGTAAGTTGTACAACGAATGTAATGCTTTACTTGAAGCAGTTATGAAAAAATTGCCAATGTTAAAAACAAGCATAGGGTATGAATTAAATGTTGAGGATAAACCATCAGGATTGCAAGAATCTTGCATTAACTCATTTATTTATTATAAATGGTTTCAAAATCAAGAAGGTAATTGAATTAGCAAAGCTAGCGACTTATTAATTAGATTTTGTAAAGGCCATTTTCTAATTAATGGTAACAAACGAAGCGCAGTCTTATTAACGACATCTTTTCTACATAAATATTGTATTTACTTATATAACTCTTTCGAAAGTAATGAATTTATTAAAAAATGAGAGAAATTAGTGTCAGAAATTGTAGACAATTGCGAATATATTTATGTAAAGAAAAATGGTAAAATTAATTTAGAAAAGAACTCAAGTAAAGTATTTTCTGAAGATGAATTATTTTTATATGTATACAAATATTTATATGATCAAGCGTATTTGAGATTATTTTAAGGGGTGATCACATTGAAAAAAAATAATGTAGAAATAACAAAAGAAAATTTTAAAAATACGGATATTTTAACAATTGATAAAGATAAAATAGATAGCTCAGTAGATTTTGTTTCTAACAATAAAAATATGTCCGATTTATTTGCTAATTTAAGTAAAAAGTAATTTATCTAAAACAAGTAGTTACAACTAGAATGCTTGTTTTTTTTTTTTTTTTTTTTGAATGTTTCTTTATAAGTGAAATCTTATTCAAAAGAGTTATTTAAGTATGAAAAATCCTTCACTCTTTTTTGGATAATAAAATATTGTTTATTTTATTGAAGGTTAATCTACATTAAATTACGTGCACTTTCAAAACACAGAAATGTGTTATCAATAAGTATTTTATGATATAATAAACTTATAAATGTTGAGAAAAAACTCGATATTTTTTTATTTAGGAGAATTATATGAATCGTGCAAAATTATCTATTTTAGTTATTTCTTGTATTGTCGCAGTTTTGGGATTTTTATCTACAATAATTGTACTTATATCAGGAAGTTCATTAACTATTATTATTCCATCATTACTAACTGGGTTTTTAATAATAGTTGCAGCTATGTTTAATTTTCTTTTTTGTTTCAAAAAAGTTCAAAAGTTAAAAGTTTCTTTGATTTTATCTTTTGTGTATACATTGCTGGTTATTGTGTTATTTATTTTATACCCAATAATTGTTGGTTATTCTATAGGAACTATCATTGTTTATTCAGGAATTTTAGTATTTACTTTACTATTTTATGTAAGTATTATAGTTGTAAACTTTTCTGAAAGAATAAAAACACTTGAATATTAGTATTACGACAATACAAAATCGAAACCATATTGATGGTTTTTTTATTTTAAAATTTAAACATGTAGTGATAGGTAACAACTAAACCTATGATTTCAAAAAAACCAACTTGTTATATCTAAAAACAGTGTTCTACACAATAATTCAATAGTAATAGCAATATACTTATGTGTTTTATAATTGAAGAATGTGATATTATCAAAGCGGACAAGAAGTTTTTTTATGATTATTAATGATCGTAATCATATGTTTACACGAAACACAAATGGCTTACAGGATTAGAGAGCTTTTTTGTTATAATAAAGTTAAATCACTTATTTTAAGGAGAATATAATGGCTAAAATAAGAAAAAATGAAGTTAATACATTTGGTTTACCAAAGTCTATAAGAAGTAGAATAGATGAATTAGTGAATTTGAATTTAAATCCTACAACAGTAAACTTGCTTACATATGAGTTTTCTAATTTCGATGAAGAAATCAGAAGCAATATTGGAAAATACATAGAAGGATTATTAATAATCGAAAACGAGTTATTAGAAAATCAACTAAATCTTTTAAAAGAGAAAAACATTTTTGGAAATAATAAGCAAGAGTTTGTTTTGAAACAAAGAAAAAATAATTTATTAAGAATACAACAATTATTTAATAACGAAAAAAATAAGACTTATAACAACCGTAAGAACTCGGCAACTGAAGAAAAAACTAATTCTTTATTGAATAATGATTTCAAAAAGATCATGGTAACTAATCAAGATAATAAAACTCCAGAGCAAAGAGAAAAAGAAAAGTTTAGAGAGTTAGCAAATAAAAAGAGAATGCTTGAAGTTGTAATAGACGAGGAAAATAAAAAAATTAAACTTGCAAAACAAAATTATTTGAAAGCAAAAAAAGAAAATGATATTGCTTTACAACAAAAAAATTTAAATTTAATAAATGAAGCTAATAATAAATTAGTTAAGATAGATGACGCAATTAAAACATATAAAACCGTAGAATCTTTACCATTAGATTTACTTTTAGCTGATGACCTGACCATCGACATTGAAAGAGATGAAAAAAACGTTAGGGATTATTTAAAAGAAAAAAATAATGTGGCTTTGAAAAAACTACAAAAAGATATGATAAGGTTTAACCAAAATAAAATAAATAAAAATACAACAAACAAAAAAACTAACGAACCTTATGTAGATAGTTTCTTTACTGTAGAAGGTTTTGATGATGATTATGAAAGTGATTCACAAAATATTTTTAGTGAAGATGGAATTAATTTTACATCGAAGTATAATGCAATAATGGATGAAATTGAATCTGATACAGTAAAAAAAAGCAACGAATAAAAAAATAAATAATATTTTTAATACGTTAGAGTCAACAGTAAATAAAAAAGAAAAAAGTTTAGACAAGCTAAACAAAGAAAAAGAAAAACTTTTAGAAGAATTAAATTTTTTAAAAGAGCAAAATAAAATTGAAAAAGAAAAAAGAATATTAAAAGATAGAGAACGTTTAAAAAAAGAAACAGACTATATTATATTTAGAGATAAATACAAAGTATCCTTAGCTTATAAACATTTAGAAAAAAAATGAAAAACGTTCAACATGAAAAAAAACTTAGCAACAAAACATTTGTTCCTAAAAGCAATAAAAAATTTAAAACAAAAAAATAATAACATAAAAAATAACAAATATTTATTAAATGATGACTTAGTAGAAACTCCTTTGATGGATGAACTTACTTTCGAAGAGAAAATAACTCAAGCAAGAAATGTTTTTGAATTCGAAAAAGAGGAAACAAATAAAAATAATTATAAGTTTGATAACTTGAAATTATTAATAAATGAAGCTTATAACTTACAAATACAAAAAAGAGTTAGTTATTTAGAACGTAAAAAAATTTTGAACACCATTACCAAAAAAGAAAAATTAGAATTGGAAGAATATAAAAGACATAGTAATCAAGGATTATTAAATAAAAAATATAACTCAAAAAAAATAAAGGTGAAAATGTATTTAAAGAAATAGAGTTGAATGCAAAATGAAAATAACTGCTTTAAGAAAAAAAGAATTAGATATATCCTATTATACAAAAGCAAGCTTTAGAAGTTTTGTAGGGAAGTTGGGTGCCAGTTTTTCTTTTGTAATTATTCTAATGCCAATATTTGGTTTAATAATTACATTTGGAAATATTTTTAGAATATATTTACCTGGTGGTAGCGATAATGTTTTGTCTAAACTTTTTACAAGTGTTGGACAAATACTTTTTTTAAATATTGGTGTTTGGTTTGCATTAGCAATCAGTATAGGTTTTTCTAAGAATAAAGGTGCGGCTGTTTATGTTACCTTATTGAGTTATATTATTTTTATTGTTATCATTAACTCATTTTTAAAGATTAATGATAACAACAAAAATACTTTTAGTATATTATTTTGAAAAGCCCTTAATCAAAAAATATATTTAACTGATTTGTTCGGCTATAAAACATTCAATACTGGAGTTATTGGAGGAATAATGATCGGTTCATTAAATGTTATTTTTTTTAACTTTACAAAAAATGTTAGCTTACCAAAAAGTTTAAGTTTTTTTGAAAAAGAAAAATTTGCATTGTTAATTATGCCGCTTTACTCTTTTGTATTTTCTTTAATTTTTATTATGATATGACCGATTTTAGGATTTTTACTAAGTTGACTTGGGTCACAAGTTGCAAAATCACCAAATGGTTTAGATTCATTTGTATTTAGAACTATACAAAGAATGCTGATACCATTCGGATCTAGTTTATTGTGGCAAGCTCCAATGTGGTATACGCAAATAGGGGGAGACCTTTCACAATATCAAAGTCAATTATTAGCAGAGTATTTATCTAGAACTAATGGTATATCAAGAGAAATTTATGATCAGATTTATAATTTAGGATCTTTGGATATAGACTCAATATTTGATATTTTAAAAACCAATAACATTGAATACTTACTAAATAATATTGAAGAATGAATATATCAAACAAGTTCCGTAGAAAAACTTTGGGAAATAAGTGGTGATCAAAGAATATCTATTGCCATATTAAATAGTAAATATGTTTCTATTGATGATTGTTGAAATATAGGTTTTAGAGTTACTCGTTTCCTAACTGGTGGATTTGTAAATTCTATGTTTGTCTTACCAACTCTTGCGCTGTTTCTATTTTTAAAAAACTCTAATAGAAAAGAATATGGTTATTATATCTCAACAGCATTAACTTCTTTCTTGTTAGGAATCACTGAACCAGTAGAATATATGTTTTGTTTTATAATGCCTGGTTATTTTTTTCTTGTTTATGCACCGTTAACAGGGTTTATGGGAATGACAACATCATTGTTACAAGTAAAAGTCGGTACAACTTTTTCAACTGGACTTTTTGATTTTGTAATGAATGGAGTTATACCAACAATAAATGGTCAGAAGACTGGTATATATTGAATTCCTTTGGTAGGGATCATTTATTCGCTAATAGGTTATTTCTCATTTTACTTATGGTTTAAATTCTTTGACATCAATATTGAGAAGACAAAAAAAATATCTTCATGAGAAATAAAAAAACAATGTTTAGAACTTATTGAATATTTTGAAGGTTCAAAAAACATTATGAGTATAGAAATTAATAATGATATTTTGAAACTAAAGTTGAGAAGCTTGTCTAATTTGAAAGGTTATCATAAATGATTTAAGAATTTTAGAATTGAAAACGGATTTCTTTATTTCGAAATAAATGAAGAGAGAAAAAAATTAATGAAAACTTTTGTAGAAAGTTTTCAAGTAACAAACAAATTAATTATGCACCGCTAATTTTTCATTGATAGCTTTAATTATTTCAAATGCCACTGAATGTTTTGGTAAGTTATCTAGGTGAATAATATTTGTATTATCATTAAACATAATTTTTAAACTCGTTTTATCATTTCCAACAGAGTCTAATAAATTAACAACAAGCATATCTAAATTTTTTTCGACTAGTTTTTCTTTAGCTTTTTGAAAATCAAATTCATTTGATAAACTAAATCCTACTAAAAACTGGTTTCTTTTTATACTGCCTAATTCTTTCAATACATCTATTGAGTATTTTAAATCTAATTTCAATGAGTTATTTTTTAAATTTCTTTTTTCAATTTTTTTATCTACATACTCTAACACTTCAAAATCGTTAAGTGCAGCACAACAAATAACGACATCACTATCGAAAAAGTTTTTTTTCATTACTTCCAACATCTCTTCATTGGTGTTACAATAAATGTTTTTTTCATTCTGTTGAAGATTAAAATCTGTATCACCAAAGACACTGATTACACTTTGAGAATAATTAAGAAGGGCATTTCTAAGTGCTAATCCCATTTTACCGCTACTAGTATTTGTTATATACCTAATCTTATCTATGTAACTTCTTGTTCTTCCAAAATTCAACATAAATTTTTTATTATTGATATTAAGATAATCAGTTAATTCTTCATCTATTATTTTGATTGCTTCAATTGGTTCTAATGATCTTCCGATACCTTCATGTCCACTTGCCAGTTTACCATATGTTGGTTCAATTCATCTTATATTTGTATGGGTTAAAAGAGTCTTTTTGTTTTTTTCTAATATAGGACTCAAATACATGTTGGAATTCATACTTGGAAAGAGAATAGTTTTTGACTTAGAAGCAGCAAAAACTAGAGATGGTAGGTCATCAGCAATACCGTTAGCTATTTTACCAATAAAGTTAAAACTAGCTGGATAAACTATATTCAAATCAGACTCATGAGACATTTTAATATGTTTACCATAATGATGTGGGTCATAAAAACTTTCAGTAAAAATTTTGTCATGTGTTTCATACGACTCAAAATCAACAAACTTTCCAGCATTTGTGCTAAGTATCAATTTCACATCATATTTTTTAGCTAGTAAATGATATAATTCTTTTGACTTACTAGCCGCTATTCCACCTGTAACAATCAAATTCAAACGTTTCATATCTATATAACCCCTTATTTATAGTTATTTTAACTATATTTCTTTTCCAAAAGTGATAATTTATAAAAAAAATGAAAAAAAATATGTAAAATTATTCACAAGATATACATTTATATGTATAATAATTTTGAATTAGGAGTTGAAATCTAGATGGCAAGTGTAGTAGTACGCGAAGGTGAACCAATCGAAAAAGCACTTAAACGTTTTCAAAAAGTAGCTGCCTCTTCTAAAGCAGAAGCGAGAAAAAGAGAGTATCACTTAAGCAAAAAAGAAAAACGTATTTACAAACAAAAACAAAACAGAAAATTTGGTTAATTCCAATTTTTTTATTTTTTACCACTATTTTCATATTTTTGTAAATTATAAATAATTTTACTAAATCTAGCTTTTTGTTTTAATATAGTGTTAAATACGATATAATTAATATGTTTACAAGTATTGAGGAGAATCGATTATGATTAAAGCAACTAAGGCAAGCACTAACCAAAAGTTTGTCAATGATAAAAAGAAAAATACAGAAGATAAAATGTCATCTGGTAAAGTTATTACAAGACCAAAAATGTTAGAAGAAAAACACTCAAAGATTTACCTTTTGAAGCAATCAGCTATCGTTGCATCTTCTAAAAGTGGTAAAAGTAATCTTTCTGAACTTCCTAAAGGGGTTCAAGATTCTATAAAAAATAAAGAAAGAATAGATTCAATTATAAATAGAAAAAATAATAACTCAGTCGATTCTATGAAAAATAAATATGACATCGACGGTAAACCTTTAACTTTAAAAAGAGCTAAGATGATCACCGAAGAAAGAAATAGTTTTTTCAACTCAAATAGAAATAAAAAAACAATTTCTGTTCCAACCGAAACAGAAACAAGCAAGGTAGTTAATTTAAGCAAAAAAGCTGAAGGTAAAAAAGCTAGCGTATCAACTAAGAAAAAAGAAACCAAAGTGGCATCAACAACTAAGAAAAGTGCTACTACAACAAAAAAGAAAAATATTAGTAAATAATTGCACGCAAGTGTAATTTTTTTATTTCCCAACTAGATTATACATATTGGAGGTTTCACATGTATTTTTTAAAAGGGGAAGTTATTGAACATAACAATAAGGATTTGTTGATTGAGGTTAATGGAATCGGTTATAAAGGTATATTAATAGCATCAAAAGACGAAAGTGTTTGTAAAACAGATTGTGATTTATTTTATATATTACATTATCGAAATGATTTTACAGATAAAATATTATTTTTTTATAATTCTAAAACACGTGATTTAGTTGAAATATTACTAGAAATAAAAAATGTTGGTTTAAAAACTATTGAAAATATCTTTGATAATGTCAAACTAGATGATTTTTTAACTTATATAAAGTCAGGAGACATTTCTAGATTAACAGATCTTAGCGGAATAAGTGAAGTAAATGCTAAAAACATCATGTACAAATTGCGCGAGAAGTATTTCAAACAAAAATATTCACAAAAACAAATGAATGTTATCAATTCTTTACATAGACTTGGTTATAAAATTTCTGATGTTTATCAAGTTGTAAATAAGGTAAATTTTAGTCAAAAAGAAGACATCATATTGAAAGAATCTCTTATTTTGTTGGGGAAAAATATAAATGAATGAGTTTAGACCTGAGTCTTTTTCCGAATATATTGGTCAAAAAAATATTATTGAAAATTTAAAAGTGTGCCTTGAGTCTGCGCGAATTCGAGGTAAATGTGTAGATCATATTTTTTTGAGTGGTGGCAGTGGAGTTGGTAAAACTAGTTTAGCTTATTTGATTTCTAAAATATTAAAACAAAAGATTTATATATTAAATGGTCCTAGTTTACAAAAAGCTAGCGATATAATTTCACCGTTAACAGCGCTAAAAAATAATGAAATTATATTTATTGATGAAGTGCATTCTGCATCAAAAGAGGTTTTTGAGATTTTATATCCTGCTCTTGAAGACCGAAAATTGAGCATCATAATAGGTAAAGAATATAACTCTAAAATAGTTAATATCAAGCTACCAGAATTTACTTTGATTTGTGCCACAACTGAGATAAACAAAATAATACAACCATTTGTAAATAGATTTCCTATCAACTTTACATTCGACAATTATACAAATGAGGATATTTCTCAAATAATTAAAATAAATGTTCAAAAAATGAATTTTAACATAGATGATGAGATTGCAAATTTTATATCTGGTTTCTGTAAGTTAAATCCAAGGGTAGCTATCAACTTATTAAAGCGGATAAATGACTATGTTGTAATAGAAAAACCTTTAAGTATTAATATTGAGTTTATAAAAGATACTTTCAAAAAAATGAATTTATTTAAGTATGGCTTAACATCTTTAGAAATAGATTATTTAATCATATTATGGAAAAACGGTTGTTTAGGGATTGAGAGTATTCAACAAATTATAAATATGTCGCAACAACTTATTATAACTTTAATAGAACCAAATCTTTTAAAAAATAACTTAATAATAAAAACAGCAAGAGGAAGGAAGTTAACAAGCAAGGGAGTAAGTTTTTTAGAAAAC encodes the following:
- a CDS encoding PTS transporter subunit EIIC, with the translated sequence MKITALRKKELDISYYTKASFRSFVGKLGASFSFVIILMPIFGLIITFGNIFRIYLPGGSDNVLSKLFTSVGQILFLNIGVWFALAISIGFSKNKGAAVYVTLLSYIIFIVIINSFLKINDNNKNTFSILFWKALNQKIYLTDLFGYKTFNTGVIGGIMIGSLNVIFFNFTKNVSLPKSLSFFEKEKFALLIMPLYSFVFSLIFIMIWPILGFLLSWLGSQVAKSPNGLDSFVFRTIQRMLIPFGSSLLWQAPMWYTQIGGDLSQYQSQLLAEYLSRTNGISREIYDQIYNLGSLDIDSIFDILKTNNIEYLLNNIEEWIYQTSSVEKLWEISGDQRISIAILNSKYVSIDDCWNIGFRVTRFLTGGFVNSMFVLPTLALFLFLKNSNRKEYGYYISTALTSFLLGITEPVEYMFCFIMPGYFFLVYAPLTGFMGMTTSLLQVKVGTTFSTGLFDFVMNGVIPTINGQKTGIYWIPLVGIIYSLIGYFSFYLWFKFFDINIEKTKKISSWEIKKQCLELIEYFEGSKNIMSIEINNDILKLKLRSLSNLKGYHKWFKNFRIENGFLYFEINEERKKLMKTFVESFQVTNKLIMHR
- the coaBC gene encoding bifunctional phosphopantothenoylcysteine decarboxylase/phosphopantothenate--cysteine ligase CoaBC, with amino-acid sequence MKRLNLIVTGGIAASKSKELYHLLAKKYDVKLILSTNAGKFVDFESYETHDKIFTESFYDPHHYGKHIKMSHESDLNIVYPASFNFIGKIANGIADDLPSLVFAASKSKTILFPSMNSNMYLSPILEKNKKTLLTHTNIRWIEPTYGKLASGHEGIGRSLEPIEAIKIIDEELTDYLNINNKKFMLNFGRTRSYIDKIRYITNTSSGKMGLALRNALLNYSQSVISVFGDTDFNLQQNEKNIYCNTNEEMLEVMKKNFFDSDVVICCAALNDFEVLEYVDKKIEKRNLKNNSLKLDLKYSIDVLKELGSIKRNQFLVGFSLSNEFDFQKAKEKLVEKNLDMLVVNLLDSVGNDKTSLKIMFNDNTNIIHLDNLPKHSVAFEIIKAINEKLAVHN
- the rpsU gene encoding 30S ribosomal protein S21 — protein: MASVVVREGEPIEKALKRFQKVAASSKAEARKREYHLSKKEKRIYKQKQNRKFG
- a CDS encoding helix-hairpin-helix domain-containing protein encodes the protein MYFLKGEVIEHNNKDLLIEVNGIGYKGILIASKDESVCKTDCDLFYILHYRNDFTDKILFFYNSKTRDLVEILLEIKNVGLKTIENIFDNVKLDDFLTYIKSGDISRLTDLSGISEVNAKNIMYKLREKYFKQKYSQKQMNVINSLHRLGYKISDVYQVVNKVNFSQKEDIILKESLILLGKNINEWV
- the ruvB gene encoding Holliday junction branch migration DNA helicase RuvB, encoding MNEFRPESFSEYIGQKNIIENLKVCLESARIRGKCVDHIFLSGGSGVGKTSLAYLISKILKQKIYILNGPSLQKASDIISPLTALKNNEIIFIDEVHSASKEVFEILYPALEDRKLSIIIGKEYNSKIVNIKLPEFTLICATTEINKIIQPFVNRFPINFTFDNYTNEDISQIIKINVQKMNFNIDDEIANFISGFCKLNPRVAINLLKRINDYVVIEKPLSINIEFIKDTFKKMNLFKYGLTSLEIDYLIILWKNGCLGIESIQQIINMSQQLIITLIEPNLLKNNLIIKTARGRKLTSKGVSFLENFLNMNQ